In one Amia ocellicauda isolate fAmiCal2 chromosome 2, fAmiCal2.hap1, whole genome shotgun sequence genomic region, the following are encoded:
- the nell3 gene encoding uncharacterized protein nell3 produces the protein MPVPTAALLFALGAVAALAGADRGGAELCRGAPCYRAAQGTPDHQHPVRASLPSRTAAHTHRSLHAQTAGSARGAADRRVSEAGSSGCTGAHCGAEHARHNDTSDCKGIECKLPLRIRLRPRPRPCVGETCPSGPEDAHGQPTLVHMPDRAAQFLQEFPDFGYPASEVGGSPLGVQLTCDIKPGENEVPSEDALILQLQLAKGQETFIEALKSQQTVITDLQQRLTSQQSTLINQQREILEQQRKMYEQMDLVKVQYSMLFETVKQMSFQSLQGDIQSYFESHLQGLQNQVRSHLQKSYAVHKVDVDAKVIDVGGPLLECSACATEEYCDFQSDPPQCEKCTMCPPGFFLVSECSLNADRICQDRDECIELPSLCGERVKCLNTPGGFRCLGVSERDASAGVCGHGYFFNRELQECQACDDCLGQAVAFPCSTASDTICAVSSETKLSQSWSALVTVPPANSQADNIYSGLYLNIQAKEETDLTSNEDGKLIFQQHGLIWADHNFALKHSCRNFLQLSMKLNNSEEGWELSGIRIEQPDGKYFQSVSVSSTAEVEPNYMLSLFLKSPNQFCNQSKDLHVYDLNTPFSLFWLSHDTGAVAMTAQMSMSVQYQTNYRPAFKVISVSDPYMISLSHDSRGVRFTESGVVKFVFQQALYSMGHNCVREGYSLISYINRNGTNTELMHVFKSGVNYRDTSISLSGAAKVGAGNILSFEILSPSQCNIRYFGDNSGISTLSLIWIPSAVSMALSATVSRAGLPTGAVRNKVLCFQQVTPNEEQIQLLSSGQFARRYFIFRETGVASLAFNLKLIHSCNVVKLMLHRQLGDQMQATAIAQQIGGHMLEGSEWTSLGLRTSFDVHNGTMVYITLDCVRGRINQITHERGTYLSILWVAS, from the exons ATGCCTGTCCCCACAGCCGCGCTGCTCTTCGCGCTTGGCGCAGTGGCCGCGCTTGCAGGCGCAGACCGGGGAGGCGCAGAGCTGTGCCGGGGGGCGCCCTGTTACCGGGCGGCGCAGGGCACCCCGGACCACCAGCACCCTGTCCGTGCCAGCCTCCCCAGCAGGACCGCCGCTCACACCCACCGCTCTCTCCACGCACAGACAGCGGGCAGCGCCAGGGGAGCCGCGGACAGGCGGGTGTCGGAGGCGGGCAGCTCGGGATGCACGGGGGCGCACTGTGGAGCTGAGCACGCCAGACACAACGACACCAGCGACTGTAAAGGCATCGAGTGCAAACTACCCCTGAGGATACGACTGAGGCCAAGACCTCGCCCGTGTGTGGGGGAAACCTGCCCCTCTGGCCCCGAGGATGCCCACGGCCAGCCCACCCTGGTCCACATGCCGGACAGGGCTGCCCAGTTTCTGCAGGAGTTCCCCGACTTTGGGTATCCGGCGTCGGAAGTGGGAGGATCTCCTCTGGGGGTGCAGCTGACGTGTGACATTAAACCAG GGGAGAATGAGGTTCCCTCTGAAGATGCCCTCATTCTTCAGTTGCAGCTTGCCAAAGGGCAGGAGACATTTATTGAAGCACTAAAAAGCCAGCAAACAGTCATCACAGACTTACAGCAGAGACTCACTTCACAGCAAAGCACACTGATTAACCAGCAAAGGGAAATCCTGGAGCAGCAGAGGAAAATGTATGAGCAGATGGACCTAGTGAAGGTTCAGTACAGCATGCTATTTGAGACCGTCAAGCAAATGTCTTTCCAGAGCCTGCAGGGAGATATCCAGAGCTATTTTGAAAGCCACCTTCAGGGACTGCAGAATCAGGTGCGCAGCCACCTTCAGAAGTCCTACGCGGTGCACAAAGTTGACGTTGACGCCAAGGTGATTGACGTGGGAGGCCCGCTGCTCGAGTGCAGTGCCTGCGCAACGGAGGAGTACTGCGACTTCCAGAGCGACCCGCCCCAGTGCGAGAAGTGCACCATGTGTCCGCCTGGCTTTTTCCTGGTGTCCGAATGCTCCTTGAATGCAGATCGGATATGCCAG GATAGGGATGAATGCATCGAATTACCCAGCCTATGTGGAGAGCGAGTTAAATGTCTTAACACTCCAG GCGGTTTCAGGTGTCTTGGAGTTTCTGAAAGAGACGCTTCTGCTGGCGTGTGTGGACATGGCTACTTCTTCAACAGAGAGCTCCAGGAATGCCAGGCCTGTGACGACTGTTTAGGGCAAGCGGTGGCCTTTCCTTGCTCAACCGCAAGTGACACCATTTGTGCTGTCAGTTCGGAGACCAAGCTTTCCCAGTCCTGGTCTGCTTTGGTCACAGTGCCTCCAGCCAATTCCCAAGCCGATAACATCTATTCAGGGCTGTACCTCAACATTCAGGCAAAAGAAGAGACCGACTTGACTTCCAATGAAGATGGCAAGCTGATATTTCAGCAGCACGGACTAATATGGGCGGATCACAACTTTGCGTTGAAACACAGCTGCAGGAACTTTCTTCAGCTCTCCATGAAGCTGAATAACAGCGAGGAAGGGTGGGAACTGAGCGGCATCCGTATTGAACAGCCTGACGGCAAGTACTTTCAAAGCGTCAGTGTAAGTAGCACAGCTGAAGTGGAGCCCAACTATATGCTGTCCCTTTTCCTGAAAAGCCCCAATCAGTTCTGTAATCAGAGCAAGGACCTTCACGTGTACGATCTCAACACCCCCTTCAGCCTGTTTTGGCTGTCTCACGACACAGGTGCAGTTGCAATGACAGCACAGATGTCAATGTCAGTGCAGTATCAGACCAACTACAGGCCTGCTTTCAAGGTGATTTCCGTTTCAGACCCCTATATGATCAGCCTGTCCCACGACAGTAGAGGAGTGCGCTTCACAGAGAGTGGGGTTGTGAAGTTTGTTTTCCAGCAGGCACTGTATTCCATGGGCCACAACTGTGTCCGGGAAGGATATTCATTAATTTCCTACATTAACAGGAATGGGACAAACACAGAATTAATGCACGTATTCAAGTCTGGAGTAAATTACAGAGACACGTCAATCTCTTTGTCCGGCGCAGCTAAGGTTGGTGCAGGAAACATACTCAGCTTTGAGATCCTTTCTCCTTCTCAGTGTAACATCAGATATTTTGGAGACAACTCTGGCATCAGCACATTAAGCCTCATCTGGATCCCATCTGCAGTCTCCATGGCTCTTTCTGCCACGGTCTCCAGAGCTGGATTGCCCACGGGCGCTGTAAGAAACAAAGTCCTGTGCTTTCAGCAAGTGACACCAAACGAGGAACAGATCCAGCTCCTCAGCTCGGGACAGTTTGCCCGGAGGTACTTCATATTTCGGGAGACTGGGGTAGCAAGCCTGGCTTTCAATCTGAAGCTGATCCACTCTTGCAACGTTGTGAAGCTCATGCTTCATCGCCAGCTGGGAGATCAAATGCAGGCGACAGCTATTGCACAGCAGATTGGAGGGCATATGCTGGAGGGGAGCGAGTGGACAAGTTTGGGCCTCCGCACATCCTTTGATGTGCACAACGGGACGATGGTTTACATCACACTGGACTGTGTGCGGGGGCGGATCAACCAGATCACTCATGAACGAGGCACATATCTGTCCATTCTGTGGGTAGCATCATGA